One window of Litoribacterium kuwaitense genomic DNA carries:
- the prfA gene encoding peptide chain release factor 1 gives MFDRLQSVEDRYEKLNALLSDPEVIQDSNKLREYSKEQSDLSDTVQTYREYKETIEGLNEAKSMLEESLDSDMKSMVKEEIAELQEKEEALTARLRILLLPKDPNDDKNVIMEVRGAAGGDEAALFAGDLYRMYARYAEAQGWKTEVIELTASDVGGFKEIIFMVTGKGAYSKLKFENGAHRVQRVPETESGGRIHTSTATVASLPEAEEVEVDIHEKDIRVDTFASSGPGGQSVNTTMSAVRLTHLPTGVVVSCQDEKSQIKNKEKAMKVLRARVYDKFQQEARAEYDENRKSAVGTGDRSERIRTYNFPQNRVTDHRIGLTIQKLDQILQGKLDEFVDALILEEQTKAMETLAE, from the coding sequence ATGTTTGATCGATTACAATCTGTAGAAGACCGTTATGAAAAACTTAATGCGCTTTTGAGTGATCCTGAGGTTATTCAGGATTCTAATAAGCTAAGAGAGTATTCAAAGGAACAATCCGATCTGTCGGATACTGTACAAACGTACCGGGAGTATAAGGAAACGATTGAGGGTTTAAACGAAGCTAAAAGCATGCTAGAAGAATCGTTAGACAGCGATATGAAAAGCATGGTCAAGGAAGAAATTGCTGAGCTTCAAGAGAAAGAAGAAGCTTTAACGGCAAGGCTCCGCATTTTGCTTTTGCCGAAAGATCCAAATGATGATAAAAACGTCATTATGGAGGTACGAGGTGCGGCTGGTGGTGACGAAGCTGCTTTGTTCGCGGGTGATTTATATCGAATGTACGCTCGTTATGCCGAGGCGCAAGGATGGAAAACTGAAGTGATTGAATTGACTGCCAGCGATGTCGGCGGTTTTAAGGAAATTATCTTTATGGTGACCGGAAAGGGCGCTTATTCTAAGTTGAAATTTGAAAATGGCGCTCACCGCGTGCAACGAGTGCCTGAAACAGAATCAGGCGGTCGCATTCATACGTCAACAGCGACTGTTGCTTCTTTGCCCGAGGCGGAAGAGGTTGAAGTTGATATTCATGAAAAGGATATTCGCGTTGACACTTTTGCCTCCAGTGGTCCTGGGGGACAGAGCGTAAACACGACGATGTCAGCTGTACGGCTGACGCATTTGCCGACTGGTGTAGTCGTATCCTGCCAGGATGAAAAATCGCAAATTAAAAACAAAGAGAAGGCGATGAAGGTATTACGTGCGCGTGTCTATGACAAATTCCAGCAAGAGGCACGGGCTGAATACGATGAAAACCGGAAGTCGGCTGTCGGGACGGGGGATCGTTCTGAGCGGATTCGTACGTACAATTTTCCGCAAAACCGCGTCACGGATCACCGCATTGGTCTGACGATTCAAAAGCTCGATCAAATTTTACAAGGTAAACTTGATGAATTTGTCGATGCGTTAATTTTAGAAGAACAAACGAAAGCCATGGAGACGTTGGCCGAATGA
- a CDS encoding low molecular weight protein arginine phosphatase, with translation MNSSNTAGVHVLFVCTGNTCRSPMAEAVFNHKSKEHFAKSAGVSAYPGAAINEKSAFVLKKKGVSVQHSSQPLTKKLVDWADLILTMERAHKWMVTSSYPEVVGSVFTLKEFASGAFSQWSKLDTLNAEKAALQAVGERIPESLENEIQKLEKQLADVQYHDIHDPFGSSVETYEKTYDEIERSIDETLHQLDNNRGEAHIDDDL, from the coding sequence TTGAATTCATCTAATACAGCTGGTGTTCATGTTCTGTTTGTATGTACTGGAAATACGTGCCGAAGCCCGATGGCTGAGGCGGTATTTAATCATAAGAGCAAAGAGCATTTTGCCAAGTCTGCAGGCGTTTCTGCGTATCCAGGTGCAGCAATTAATGAAAAGTCCGCCTTTGTTCTAAAAAAGAAAGGGGTCTCTGTGCAGCATTCCTCCCAGCCGCTAACGAAAAAGCTTGTTGATTGGGCAGATCTCATTCTGACAATGGAGAGAGCGCACAAATGGATGGTAACGTCTTCATATCCAGAAGTGGTGGGCTCTGTATTTACGTTGAAAGAATTTGCCTCAGGTGCGTTCAGTCAGTGGTCGAAGCTTGATACCCTTAATGCAGAGAAGGCGGCCCTTCAAGCGGTCGGTGAACGTATTCCCGAGTCTCTTGAGAATGAAATCCAAAAGCTTGAAAAACAATTAGCAGACGTACAGTATCACGATATTCATGACCCGTTCGGATCTTCTGTTGAAACGTATGAAAAAACGTATGATGAGATCGAGCGATCGATTGACGAAACGTTACACCAATTAGACAACAATCGCGGGGAGGCGCATATTGATGACGACCTATGA
- a CDS encoding thymidine kinase, translating to MNEEVSREIGSIAVICGAMFSGKTETLIGHVRRIREAGEEIQVFKPSLDHRYSASAVVSHNGKREVSQTLLSSEAVQQSVDPKVPWVAIDEVQFFDAGIVEVICSLAFKGHHVIAAGLDLDFKGEPFPIVAQLLAFADHVTKLHGRCAQCGALSSRTQRLVKGKPAQKTDPLVVIAGEDAYEPRCIRCHVIRTSV from the coding sequence ATGAACGAAGAAGTGTCCCGAGAAATAGGAAGTATTGCAGTCATCTGTGGGGCTATGTTTTCGGGGAAAACGGAAACGTTGATTGGTCATGTACGCCGCATTCGAGAGGCTGGCGAAGAAATTCAAGTATTTAAGCCCTCATTGGATCATCGCTATAGTGCATCGGCAGTTGTTTCTCACAATGGGAAAAGAGAAGTGAGTCAAACGTTATTAAGTAGTGAAGCGGTGCAACAGTCTGTTGACCCAAAAGTACCATGGGTGGCCATTGACGAGGTGCAGTTTTTTGATGCGGGCATCGTGGAAGTCATTTGTTCATTAGCTTTTAAAGGTCATCATGTGATCGCCGCCGGCTTGGACCTTGATTTTAAAGGAGAGCCCTTTCCGATTGTCGCTCAGCTGCTGGCCTTTGCCGACCATGTGACAAAGCTTCATGGACGATGTGCTCAGTGTGGGGCGCTGTCCTCAAGAACGCAACGGCTTGTCAAAGGGAAGCCAGCGCAAAAAACAGATCCGCTCGTCGTAATTGCCGGAGAAGATGCTTATGAACCACGCTGTATTCGTTGTCACGTCATTCGGACGTCGGTCTGA
- a CDS encoding TIGR01440 family protein translates to MTTYEEWTKALDEFMREASFPKGSLIVIGCSTSEVGGQGIGSSGSEGVAAALFSHLQSWASAHKLSLAFQCCEHLNRAVVVEEAEAVKRGLDTVWVVPVANAGGAMASYAYQKLHKPVVVEEIKADGGIDIGHTLIGMHLKQVAVPVRVSVSHIGKAPLVLAKTRPKRIGGERAVYHFETKEDE, encoded by the coding sequence ATGACGACCTATGAAGAGTGGACAAAAGCATTGGACGAGTTTATGCGCGAAGCCTCTTTTCCTAAAGGAAGCTTAATCGTCATCGGTTGTAGCACGAGCGAAGTCGGTGGTCAGGGCATCGGTTCTTCTGGAAGTGAAGGAGTGGCAGCGGCGTTATTCTCTCATTTGCAAAGTTGGGCCTCCGCTCATAAACTCTCTTTGGCCTTTCAATGCTGTGAGCATTTAAATCGTGCTGTTGTGGTGGAAGAGGCCGAAGCTGTAAAACGAGGGTTAGACACCGTCTGGGTTGTTCCTGTTGCAAATGCTGGTGGTGCAATGGCGTCTTACGCTTATCAAAAGTTGCATAAGCCTGTCGTCGTCGAGGAAATCAAAGCCGATGGTGGCATCGACATTGGTCATACACTCATTGGTATGCATTTAAAGCAAGTGGCTGTTCCAGTGCGAGTGAGCGTTTCTCATATAGGCAAGGCACCACTCGTTTTAGCAAAAACACGCCCAAAACGAATTGGCGGAGAAAGAGCTGTTTATCATTTCGAGACAAAAGAAGACGAATGA
- a CDS encoding UDP-N-acetylglucosamine 1-carboxyvinyltransferase: protein MEKLLIEGGSPLRGTVRIGGAKNSAVALLPASILAQSPVTIEGLPDISDVGIIADLLEEIGGTTSLENGRIVIDPTEMVSMPLPNGKVKKLRASYYLMGAMLGRFKKAVVGLPGGCYLGPRPIDQHIKGFEALGATVTNEQGALYLRADRLTGARIYLDVVSVGATINIMLAAVLAEGKTVIENAAKEPEIIDVATLLTNMGARIKGAGTDVIRIEGVERLEGCHHTIIPDRIEAGTYIIMAASAGEEVIIDNVIPQHLESLIAKLREMGAQIDTSNDQLQISKMVRPTAVDIKTLVYPGFATDLQQPFTALLTQANGMAVITDTIYSARFKHIDELRRMGANVKVEGSSAMISGPVTLQGAKVRASDLRAGACLVSAGLMAEGVTEISGLEHIDRGYENLVQKLGSIGAKIWREKMNEAEIKHYQNS, encoded by the coding sequence ATGGAAAAACTGTTAATTGAAGGAGGCAGCCCTTTACGTGGGACGGTGAGAATTGGTGGCGCAAAAAACAGCGCGGTGGCATTGTTGCCGGCTTCAATTCTCGCGCAATCACCTGTCACTATCGAAGGGTTACCTGATATTTCAGATGTTGGTATAATCGCAGATCTTTTAGAGGAGATAGGTGGTACAACGTCATTGGAAAACGGTCGAATTGTCATTGATCCCACTGAGATGGTCTCAATGCCTCTTCCTAATGGTAAAGTGAAGAAGCTAAGAGCATCCTATTACTTGATGGGAGCAATGCTCGGTCGTTTTAAAAAAGCAGTCGTTGGGCTTCCTGGAGGATGTTATTTAGGTCCTCGTCCGATTGATCAGCATATTAAAGGATTTGAAGCACTGGGAGCAACCGTGACAAATGAGCAAGGTGCGCTGTATTTACGAGCGGATAGGTTGACAGGTGCGCGTATTTATTTAGACGTTGTGAGCGTTGGTGCGACGATTAATATAATGCTTGCTGCAGTTTTGGCTGAAGGAAAGACGGTTATTGAAAACGCTGCAAAAGAACCTGAAATTATTGACGTAGCCACACTTTTAACAAATATGGGCGCGCGCATTAAAGGGGCCGGTACGGATGTGATTCGTATTGAAGGAGTTGAACGTCTGGAAGGCTGCCACCATACAATTATTCCTGATCGAATAGAAGCTGGAACGTATATCATTATGGCGGCCAGTGCTGGAGAGGAAGTCATTATTGATAATGTCATTCCGCAGCATTTGGAGTCGTTAATTGCTAAGCTTCGGGAAATGGGTGCGCAAATTGATACGTCAAATGACCAATTGCAAATTTCTAAAATGGTTCGGCCGACAGCTGTAGATATTAAAACGCTCGTTTACCCAGGTTTTGCGACTGACTTACAGCAGCCGTTCACTGCTTTATTAACACAGGCGAATGGAATGGCTGTCATCACAGATACGATTTATAGTGCGAGGTTCAAGCACATTGATGAGCTACGGAGAATGGGTGCAAATGTAAAAGTTGAGGGAAGCTCTGCGATGATTTCTGGTCCTGTGACTTTACAAGGTGCTAAGGTACGAGCGAGTGACCTTAGAGCTGGTGCTTGTCTCGTGTCAGCGGGTTTAATGGCCGAAGGTGTGACGGAAATCTCCGGTTTGGAACATATTGATCGTGGTTACGAAAACTTAGTGCAAAAATTAGGCTCGATTGGTGCGAAGATCTGGAGAGAGAAAATGAATGAAGCTGAGATCAAGCACTATCAAAATTCGTAA
- a CDS encoding manganese efflux pump MntP, protein MSLSVLALALSMDAFSVSIGLGTVRLRALQMFHMAFLVGVFHVGMPLAGIGIGKALSQHMGQGATVIAGLLLLVLGGQMIYQAFTDEQAVNTRPRGIALLSFCIGVSLDSFSAGLSLGMSGAHMWLSICLMGLISMMMTWAGLWLGGKLSHWLGAYSQVLGGFVLCVFGLKYIL, encoded by the coding sequence ATGTCATTAAGTGTATTAGCACTCGCTCTAAGTATGGATGCTTTTTCTGTATCAATCGGTCTTGGCACGGTTCGGCTTCGAGCGTTGCAAATGTTTCATATGGCTTTTCTCGTAGGGGTATTCCATGTTGGTATGCCCTTAGCAGGTATTGGTATCGGAAAAGCATTATCACAACATATGGGACAAGGGGCTACGGTCATTGCAGGCTTATTATTACTTGTTCTTGGAGGGCAAATGATTTATCAGGCTTTTACTGATGAACAAGCTGTGAATACAAGGCCAAGAGGGATTGCTCTTTTGTCTTTTTGTATAGGTGTTAGTTTGGATAGCTTTTCAGCTGGGTTATCTTTAGGAATGTCGGGTGCGCATATGTGGTTAAGCATTTGTTTGATGGGGCTGATAAGCATGATGATGACGTGGGCCGGGCTGTGGTTAGGTGGTAAATTAAGTCATTGGCTAGGCGCTTACAGCCAGGTGCTCGGTGGATTTGTGTTATGTGTGTTTGGCTTAAAGTATATACTGTAA
- the prmC gene encoding peptide chain release factor N(5)-glutamine methyltransferase gives MHVLNMSRAQLFASFCEPMPAKEHTALLKLLESHTEGEPLQYLTGEEQFFGRTFDVNSAVLIPRPETEELVDEVIKQVQSFFEGQKPLRIVDVGTGSGIIAVSLACAFPDAEVWAIDISEEALAVAERNAKRHQANVHFLQGDLLSPFIAKELKAHVVVSNPPYIAEEEWIGLDMTVRDHEPKRALCAGVDGLDMYRTLCTQLPVVLTPTGMVAFEVGFTQGKAVRDMLSQSFPNAHVRVNRDINGLDRIVLATH, from the coding sequence ATGCATGTGTTAAACATGTCGCGTGCGCAGCTGTTTGCGTCGTTCTGTGAACCGATGCCAGCGAAAGAACACACAGCGCTGTTAAAGTTGCTTGAAAGCCATACTGAAGGAGAGCCACTGCAATACTTGACAGGAGAAGAACAGTTTTTCGGAAGGACGTTCGACGTCAATTCGGCTGTTTTAATCCCGCGTCCTGAAACGGAAGAGTTGGTGGACGAAGTCATCAAGCAGGTTCAGTCATTTTTTGAAGGTCAAAAACCGCTCCGGATCGTCGACGTCGGCACAGGGAGTGGGATCATTGCCGTCTCGCTCGCGTGTGCGTTTCCTGATGCGGAGGTATGGGCCATTGACATATCAGAGGAGGCTTTGGCTGTAGCCGAGCGCAATGCGAAACGCCATCAGGCAAACGTTCATTTTTTGCAGGGTGATCTCCTATCTCCTTTTATCGCGAAAGAATTGAAGGCGCACGTTGTTGTGTCAAACCCGCCCTATATTGCTGAAGAAGAATGGATAGGCCTCGATATGACTGTTAGAGATCATGAGCCTAAACGAGCGCTTTGTGCGGGTGTGGACGGTCTTGATATGTATCGTACGCTTTGTACACAGCTTCCTGTAGTGCTCACGCCCACTGGAATGGTCGCGTTTGAAGTCGGTTTTACGCAAGGCAAAGCTGTTCGGGATATGCTCAGTCAGTCATTTCCGAATGCGCATGTGCGCGTGAACCGTGATATCAATGGCTTAGATCGTATCGTTTTGGCGACACATTAA
- the fba gene encoding class II fructose-1,6-bisphosphate aldolase: MPLVSMRDMLNKAKEERYAVGQFNLNNLEFTQAILQAAEEEKSPVILGVSEGAARYMGGFKTVVSIVKALMDDYQVTVPVAIHLDHGSSFEKCVEAIHAGFTSVMIDGSHYPLEENIALTQKVVEVAHLLGVSVEAELGRIGGQEDDLIVDDAEAAYAIPEECDQLVRETNVDCFAPALGSVHGPYKGEPNLGFDRMEEVMNLTGIPLVLHGGTGIPTKDIQKAISLGTAKINVNTENQISSAARVREVLAENTEMYDPRKYLGPAREAIKETVIGKMREFGSSQKA; this comes from the coding sequence ATGCCATTAGTTTCAATGAGAGATATGTTAAACAAAGCCAAAGAAGAGAGATATGCAGTAGGTCAGTTCAATTTAAATAACTTAGAATTTACACAAGCGATTCTTCAAGCTGCAGAGGAAGAAAAATCCCCTGTGATTCTCGGTGTATCAGAAGGTGCTGCGCGCTATATGGGCGGCTTTAAAACGGTTGTTTCCATCGTTAAAGCATTAATGGATGATTATCAAGTTACAGTACCGGTCGCTATTCATTTAGATCACGGTTCTTCATTTGAAAAATGTGTTGAAGCGATTCATGCTGGCTTTACTTCAGTCATGATCGACGGTTCACATTATCCGTTAGAGGAAAATATTGCTCTAACTCAAAAGGTCGTCGAAGTTGCTCATCTCCTTGGCGTTTCTGTAGAAGCTGAGCTAGGCCGTATCGGTGGACAAGAAGATGACCTGATCGTTGACGACGCAGAAGCAGCTTATGCGATCCCTGAAGAGTGTGATCAGCTGGTCCGTGAAACGAACGTTGATTGCTTTGCACCAGCATTAGGTTCTGTTCATGGCCCTTATAAGGGTGAGCCTAACCTTGGTTTCGACCGAATGGAAGAAGTTATGAATTTGACTGGCATACCACTCGTGCTTCATGGAGGTACAGGCATTCCGACGAAGGATATTCAAAAGGCCATTTCATTAGGTACAGCAAAAATTAACGTAAACACAGAAAATCAAATTTCTTCAGCGGCGCGCGTACGCGAAGTCTTAGCCGAAAATACTGAAATGTACGATCCAAGAAAATATCTTGGACCTGCGCGTGAAGCAATTAAAGAAACTGTCATTGGCAAAATGCGCGAGTTTGGATCTTCACAAAAAGCATAA
- a CDS encoding FAD-dependent oxidoreductase, translating into MSYVIIGGDAAGMSAAMQIVRTKDKPTVTVLEKGAYYSYGQCGLPYFLGGHLKEAEQLIARPRSVFQEKYGIDARVFHEVQQVDPVEQIVYGIDHDKQQPFEMPYETLLVASGGRPKILNLPGLDLDGVFPLKTIPDANNINHKLETAQNIVVVGGGYIGLEVAENFRERGKNVTIIQHSKQLASMIDADLAELVHEEAKAKGINVHLEEAVVRLDGDTKVSYVTTDQGKYQADLVIMATGLQPNTDFLPKEHFHLAPNGAVLVNAYMETSYPNVYAAGDCATQYNVVKKRQDYIPLGTTANKQGQVAGRNMAGSVCTFKGITGTSIIRFFDLEIAKTGLSASECEQLGIPYKVAEQEATDIAGYFANREKMTVRLVYHAKNRTLLGGQIIGKHGVDKRIDVLSVALFHEMTIDALEDLDLSYAPPFNSVWDPLQQVARKQ; encoded by the coding sequence ATGAGCTATGTCATTATCGGGGGAGATGCTGCAGGAATGAGTGCAGCCATGCAAATTGTTCGAACGAAGGATAAACCCACCGTCACTGTTTTAGAAAAAGGGGCTTACTATTCATATGGCCAATGCGGCTTGCCTTATTTTCTTGGCGGTCATTTAAAAGAGGCAGAGCAGTTGATCGCTCGTCCACGCTCCGTATTTCAAGAAAAATATGGCATCGATGCTCGGGTTTTCCACGAAGTACAGCAAGTCGACCCTGTCGAACAAATCGTTTATGGTATTGATCACGACAAACAACAGCCGTTTGAAATGCCCTACGAGACATTACTCGTCGCTTCAGGGGGACGTCCAAAGATCCTGAATTTACCAGGCCTTGACCTTGACGGTGTATTTCCCCTAAAAACGATTCCCGACGCTAACAACATTAATCATAAACTTGAAACAGCACAGAATATTGTCGTCGTAGGCGGTGGCTATATCGGCCTTGAAGTGGCCGAGAATTTTCGTGAACGTGGGAAAAACGTCACGATTATTCAGCATTCAAAACAGCTCGCTTCCATGATCGATGCTGACCTTGCTGAGCTCGTTCACGAAGAGGCTAAAGCTAAGGGGATTAACGTTCATTTAGAAGAAGCCGTCGTCCGTTTAGACGGCGATACGAAAGTGTCTTACGTAACTACGGATCAAGGGAAATATCAAGCGGATCTTGTCATTATGGCAACAGGCTTACAGCCAAATACAGACTTTTTGCCAAAGGAACATTTCCACCTGGCACCGAATGGCGCGGTTCTTGTGAATGCCTATATGGAAACAAGCTACCCAAACGTATACGCTGCGGGTGACTGCGCCACACAATACAATGTTGTTAAAAAGAGGCAAGATTATATTCCTTTAGGGACAACGGCAAATAAGCAAGGGCAAGTCGCTGGTCGTAATATGGCCGGAAGCGTTTGTACGTTTAAAGGAATTACAGGCACATCCATCATCCGGTTCTTCGACCTAGAGATCGCGAAAACTGGTTTATCCGCTAGCGAATGTGAACAATTAGGGATTCCTTATAAAGTGGCCGAACAAGAGGCGACAGACATTGCTGGCTACTTTGCCAACAGGGAAAAGATGACGGTACGTTTAGTCTATCACGCCAAAAACCGTACGCTTTTAGGCGGACAAATCATCGGCAAGCACGGTGTCGATAAACGGATTGACGTTTTATCGGTGGCGCTTTTTCATGAAATGACTATCGATGCACTTGAAGATCTTGATTTAAGCTATGCTCCGCCCTTTAACTCCGTCTGGGATCCCCTTCAACAAGTCGCTCGCAAACAGTAA
- a CDS encoding L-threonylcarbamoyladenylate synthase: MNLLKTAFWSVENDVDSEESVQKIKEAAEVIRQGGVVAFPTETVYGLGASAFKNDACQRIFAAKGRPADNPLIVHICSEKQLYELSADLPSYAFPIIEAFWPGPLSLVVPDAGAAASSVTAGLDSVAVRMPDHPVALALIEQAGLPLAAPSANRSGRPSPTTAQHVWNDLCGRIHGIVDGGPTGIGVESTVVDCTQSRPVILRPGGISQEDLEAVAGPVDIDPAVQNDTEPPRSPGLKYQHYAPEADLLLVDRASQSLAEAVRYFQAQEKKVGVLLFAHDEEVHTLADYAKLCSDRYNAAQAAKHLFASLRSFDEAGVDIILSETLEPKGIGAAVMNRLVKAAGRQWYTTPR, encoded by the coding sequence ATGAATTTATTAAAAACGGCCTTTTGGTCTGTGGAAAACGATGTGGATAGTGAAGAAAGTGTCCAAAAAATAAAAGAGGCAGCGGAAGTGATACGCCAAGGTGGCGTTGTCGCTTTTCCTACTGAGACTGTGTACGGCCTAGGGGCAAGTGCGTTTAAAAACGACGCTTGCCAACGTATTTTTGCCGCGAAAGGACGTCCTGCCGATAATCCGCTGATTGTCCACATATGTTCAGAAAAACAGTTGTATGAGTTGAGTGCCGATTTGCCAAGTTATGCATTTCCAATCATTGAGGCCTTTTGGCCCGGTCCATTGTCGCTTGTCGTTCCAGATGCTGGCGCAGCAGCGTCTTCAGTAACAGCAGGCTTAGACAGTGTTGCTGTCCGGATGCCAGATCATCCTGTGGCACTCGCTTTAATTGAACAGGCAGGACTCCCGTTGGCTGCACCTAGCGCCAATCGTTCAGGAAGGCCAAGTCCAACAACAGCGCAGCACGTTTGGAATGATTTGTGCGGTAGAATTCATGGGATAGTAGATGGGGGGCCAACGGGTATTGGCGTTGAATCGACGGTTGTCGATTGTACACAAAGCCGGCCTGTGATTTTACGGCCAGGAGGAATCTCACAGGAAGATTTAGAGGCTGTCGCTGGTCCTGTGGATATCGATCCAGCAGTGCAAAATGATACCGAACCACCGCGTTCGCCGGGGTTGAAATATCAACATTATGCACCTGAGGCAGACCTGCTGCTCGTCGATCGTGCCTCTCAGTCACTCGCGGAAGCAGTCCGATATTTTCAAGCGCAGGAGAAAAAAGTAGGTGTGCTTTTATTTGCGCATGATGAAGAAGTGCACACATTGGCAGATTACGCAAAGCTGTGTAGTGATCGGTATAATGCCGCGCAAGCAGCAAAACATTTATTCGCAAGCTTGCGATCTTTTGATGAGGCTGGTGTGGATATCATCTTGAGTGAAACGCTTGAACCTAAAGGCATTGGAGCTGCCGTTATGAATCGTTTGGTCAAAGCTGCCGGCAGGCAATGGTACACTACACCTAGATAA
- the spoIIR gene encoding stage II sporulation protein R: protein MLKKLAIIYILLLFANALLSSIAAPAQASNGPQYRPTVIPDEAIRLRILANSDRQEDQEIKRAIRDEVNASVNEWVGAIADIKQARQVVADKVPEIEKIAQEEMEKLGINQSVDVSFGMADFPTKMYGQMVYPAGSYEAIVISLGDAEGANWWCVLFPPLCFLDFANSEAVPHDHDGASVNDEREVKFFIVEWIEKCWAFFFG from the coding sequence GTGTTAAAGAAACTAGCGATTATTTATATTCTATTATTATTTGCCAATGCCCTCTTGTCTTCAATCGCTGCTCCGGCCCAGGCATCAAATGGACCACAGTATCGACCGACCGTCATTCCAGATGAGGCGATACGGCTCCGTATTCTTGCCAATAGCGACCGCCAGGAAGATCAAGAGATCAAACGCGCGATTCGTGATGAAGTCAATGCCTCGGTCAACGAATGGGTTGGAGCGATTGCTGATATTAAGCAAGCACGACAAGTGGTTGCGGATAAAGTGCCTGAGATTGAAAAGATTGCTCAGGAAGAAATGGAAAAGTTGGGGATTAATCAAAGCGTCGATGTTTCTTTCGGAATGGCAGATTTCCCAACGAAGATGTATGGCCAGATGGTTTATCCTGCTGGAAGCTATGAAGCCATCGTGATTTCGTTAGGGGATGCTGAAGGGGCGAACTGGTGGTGTGTGCTGTTTCCGCCGTTATGCTTTCTCGATTTTGCAAACAGTGAAGCTGTGCCACACGATCATGATGGTGCATCCGTCAATGATGAACGTGAAGTCAAGTTTTTTATCGTTGAATGGATTGAAAAGTGCTGGGCGTTCTTTTTTGGATGA
- the rho gene encoding transcription termination factor Rho has product MELTLSNLENMKLRELYDHARRLQISYYSKLNKKELVFAILKAQAEKDGLLFMEGILEIIQSEGFGFLRPINYSPSSEDIYISASQIRRFDLRNGDRVSGKVRPPKENERYYGLLHVEAVNGDDPETAKHRVHFPALTPLYPDRLMHLENQPGQMSTRIVDVIAPIGFGQRGLIVAPPKAGKTTLLKEIADSISTNHPHAELIVLLVDERPEEVTDIERSVNGDVVSSTFDEVPENHIKVAELVLERAMRLVEHKKDVIILMDSITRLARAYNLVIPPSGRTLSGGIDPAAFHRPKRFFGAARNIEEGGSLTILATALIDTGSRMDDVIYEEFKGTGNMELHLDRAMSERRIFPAIDMRRSGTRKEELLLPKSQLDQLWTLRKTMNDSPEFLDRFIKKLKASKTNAEFFQLMADEVKQMNPRKRNSTTSG; this is encoded by the coding sequence ATGGAATTGACGTTGTCAAATTTAGAAAATATGAAGCTGCGTGAATTATATGACCATGCGCGTAGACTACAAATCTCCTATTACAGCAAGTTGAATAAAAAAGAGTTGGTGTTTGCCATTTTAAAAGCACAGGCAGAAAAGGATGGTCTTCTTTTTATGGAAGGGATTCTTGAGATTATTCAGTCGGAGGGCTTTGGTTTTCTTCGTCCGATTAATTATTCACCAAGCTCAGAAGATATTTATATATCTGCATCACAAATTCGTAGGTTTGATCTTAGAAACGGAGATCGTGTATCAGGAAAAGTACGCCCTCCTAAGGAGAACGAACGATATTATGGTTTACTCCATGTAGAGGCTGTGAATGGGGACGATCCTGAAACTGCCAAGCATCGGGTTCATTTTCCAGCGCTTACGCCCCTTTATCCAGATCGTTTAATGCACTTGGAAAATCAACCAGGGCAAATGTCTACACGCATTGTAGATGTGATCGCGCCGATTGGATTTGGTCAACGCGGGCTGATTGTTGCTCCTCCAAAAGCTGGAAAGACAACCCTTTTAAAAGAGATTGCTGACAGCATTTCTACGAATCACCCTCACGCTGAGCTGATCGTCTTACTCGTCGATGAGCGACCGGAGGAAGTGACTGATATCGAGCGTTCGGTGAATGGTGATGTCGTCAGTTCCACATTTGATGAAGTGCCAGAAAACCATATTAAAGTGGCGGAGCTTGTGCTTGAAAGAGCCATGCGGCTTGTAGAGCATAAGAAAGACGTCATTATTTTGATGGATAGCATCACTCGTTTAGCGAGAGCGTACAATTTGGTCATTCCGCCAAGTGGGCGTACACTTTCTGGGGGAATTGATCCTGCAGCATTCCATAGGCCGAAACGCTTTTTTGGAGCTGCGCGTAATATTGAAGAAGGCGGTAGCTTGACCATTTTGGCGACTGCTTTAATTGATACGGGCTCACGTATGGATGATGTCATTTATGAGGAGTTTAAAGGGACGGGGAATATGGAGCTTCACCTTGATCGAGCTATGTCGGAGCGCCGTATTTTTCCAGCGATTGATATGCGCCGTTCTGGGACTCGGAAAGAAGAGCTATTGCTACCTAAGTCTCAGCTTGACCAGCTTTGGACATTGCGTAAAACGATGAACGACTCTCCGGAATTTCTTGATCGTTTTATTAAAAAGTTGAAAGCCTCCAAAACAAACGCTGAGTTTTTCCAATTAATGGCGGATGAAGTGAAGCAAATGAATCCGCGAAAACGAAATAGTACAACGTCAGGGTAA